In a genomic window of Bradyrhizobium sp. LLZ17:
- the der gene encoding ribosome biogenesis GTPase Der yields MSFTIAIIGRPNVGKSTLFNRLVGQKLALVDDLPGVTRDRREGEARLGDLEFTIIDTAGLDEGAKGSLTARMQEQTETAIALADALFFVIDARIGLTPTDRSFADFARRANKPVLLVANKSEGKHGDAGAMEAFALGLGDPIQVSAEHGEGMGELYDALSKLMPEPVDEDEAEDDEPLTEEEAATRPIRVAIVGRPNAGKSTLINYLLGEERLLTSPEAGTTRDSIAVEINWKGREFRVFDTAGLRRRSRIEEKLEKLSVADALRAVRFAEVVVMTMDAQNRFEEQDLRIADLIEREGRAVVLAVNKWDLMESKGGGAISGLRRDADHLLPQIKGVPIVAISGLVGEGIDRLMQAIQDAYALWNRRVSTSALNRWFEEAVQANPPPAVSGRRLKLNYITQTKARPPSFVLFCSRADAVPQSYLRYLTNSMREAFELPGTPVRITLREKANPFAHKRKRPS; encoded by the coding sequence ATGTCCTTTACGATCGCCATTATCGGCCGGCCCAATGTCGGCAAGTCGACGCTGTTCAACCGCCTGGTCGGACAGAAGCTCGCGCTCGTCGATGACCTGCCTGGCGTCACCCGCGATCGCCGCGAGGGCGAGGCCAGGCTCGGCGATCTCGAATTCACCATCATCGACACCGCGGGCCTCGACGAAGGCGCCAAGGGCTCGCTGACTGCGCGGATGCAGGAGCAGACCGAGACCGCGATCGCGCTGGCCGACGCCTTGTTCTTCGTGATCGATGCCCGCATTGGTCTCACGCCGACCGATCGCTCCTTTGCCGATTTCGCCCGCCGTGCCAACAAGCCGGTGCTGCTGGTCGCCAACAAGAGCGAGGGCAAGCACGGCGACGCCGGCGCGATGGAGGCGTTTGCACTCGGTCTCGGCGATCCCATCCAGGTCTCGGCCGAGCATGGCGAGGGCATGGGTGAGCTCTATGACGCCCTGAGCAAGCTGATGCCGGAGCCTGTCGACGAGGACGAGGCGGAGGACGACGAGCCGCTGACGGAGGAAGAGGCGGCCACGCGTCCGATCCGGGTTGCCATCGTCGGCCGCCCCAATGCCGGCAAGTCGACGCTGATCAACTATTTGCTCGGCGAGGAGCGGCTGCTGACGAGCCCGGAAGCCGGCACCACACGCGATTCCATTGCGGTCGAGATCAATTGGAAGGGCCGCGAGTTTCGCGTGTTCGACACCGCCGGCCTGCGCCGGCGCTCGCGCATCGAGGAGAAGCTGGAGAAGCTCTCGGTCGCCGACGCGTTGCGCGCGGTGCGCTTTGCCGAAGTCGTCGTGATGACGATGGATGCGCAGAACCGCTTCGAGGAGCAGGATTTGCGCATCGCCGACCTGATCGAGCGCGAGGGCCGCGCTGTCGTGCTCGCCGTCAACAAATGGGATCTGATGGAAAGCAAGGGCGGCGGCGCCATCTCCGGCTTGCGCCGCGATGCCGACCATCTGCTGCCGCAGATCAAGGGCGTGCCGATCGTCGCCATCTCCGGCTTGGTGGGCGAGGGCATCGATCGCCTGATGCAGGCCATCCAGGACGCCTATGCGCTCTGGAACAGGCGCGTCTCGACCTCGGCCTTGAACCGCTGGTTCGAGGAGGCAGTCCAGGCCAATCCGCCGCCCGCCGTGTCCGGCCGCCGCCTCAAGCTGAACTACATCACGCAGACCAAAGCGCGGCCGCCGAGCTTCGTGCTGTTCTGTTCGCGCGCGGATGCGGTACCGCAGTCCTATTTGCGCTATCTGACCAATTCGATGCGTGAGGCCTTCGAGCTGCCGGGTACGCCGGTGCGCATCACCTTGCGCGAGAAGGCCAATCCCTTCGCGCACAAACGCAAGCGGCCGTCGTGA
- a CDS encoding CvpA family protein gives MPVTLLDLILLGVMLISGLLAMVRGFMREILSIAAWGTAAIVTLYSFSKLLPTAKTYFNNDTVASVVVVAGVFVGTLVVVSVITVRISDMILDSRIGALDRTLGFLFGLARGLLIVVVAFLFFTWLVPDKQRPDWVTGAKSRVVLQGTGDWLMSLLPDDPENTILKRFKKNKPDDDQADTEQQPAGSGDGYSKPARDGLKKLIEKPAAR, from the coding sequence ATGCCTGTAACACTCCTCGACCTGATCCTGCTCGGTGTGATGCTGATTTCGGGCCTGCTTGCGATGGTCCGCGGCTTCATGCGCGAAATCCTGTCGATCGCCGCCTGGGGCACGGCGGCCATCGTGACGCTGTACTCCTTCTCCAAGCTGCTGCCGACCGCAAAGACCTATTTCAACAACGATACGGTCGCGAGCGTGGTCGTGGTCGCCGGCGTGTTCGTCGGTACCCTGGTCGTGGTCTCCGTGATCACGGTCCGGATCTCGGACATGATCCTGGATTCGCGGATCGGCGCGCTGGACCGCACCCTGGGCTTCCTGTTCGGGCTGGCTCGGGGGCTTCTGATCGTGGTGGTGGCGTTCCTGTTCTTCACCTGGCTGGTGCCGGACAAGCAGCGCCCGGACTGGGTCACGGGGGCCAAATCCCGCGTGGTGCTCCAGGGAACCGGGGATTGGCTGATGTCCCTCTTGCCGGATGACCCCGAGAACACCATCTTGAAGAGATTCAAGAAAAACAAACCAGATGATGATCAAGCTGATACCGAGCAACAGCCCGCGGGCAGTGGCGACGGATACAGCAAACCGGCTCGTGATGGCCTGAAAAAGCTGATCGAGAAACCTGCGGCACGTTAG
- a CDS encoding ABC transporter substrate-binding protein, which yields MTTTFARRYAALLACAAFGFATSAYAQDKTVKIGVLNDMSSLYADIGGPNSVVAIKMAVEDSGLLKKGWKIDVLSGDHQNKPDVGVNIARQWIDNEKVDAIADTPNSGVALAVSNLVKEKNAVLLNSGAASGDLTGKACTPNTVSYTYDTYMLANGTGKALTKAGGDTWFFLTSDYAFGHALERDTSAVVTANGGKVLGSVRHPINTADFSSFLLQAQSSKAKVVGLANAGGDTTNAIKQASEFGIVQGGQKLAALLLFINDVHSLGLKTAQGLTFTESFYWDMNDQTRAWSKRFAALASKNAMPSMTQAGNYAMVMHYLKAMEALGGNPHDGAKVVAKMKELPTDDPLFGKGPLREDGRRLIPAYLFEVKKPEESKGPWDYYKLVATIPAEDAAKPLKDSECPLVKK from the coding sequence ATGACGACGACGTTCGCGCGCCGCTATGCGGCCCTTTTGGCCTGCGCCGCTTTCGGTTTTGCCACATCCGCTTACGCCCAGGACAAGACCGTCAAGATCGGCGTACTCAACGACATGTCGAGCCTCTATGCCGATATCGGCGGCCCGAACTCCGTGGTCGCCATCAAGATGGCGGTCGAGGATTCCGGCCTGCTGAAGAAGGGCTGGAAGATCGACGTGCTGAGCGGCGATCACCAGAACAAGCCGGACGTCGGTGTCAACATCGCGCGGCAGTGGATCGACAACGAGAAGGTCGATGCGATCGCGGATACGCCGAACTCCGGCGTCGCACTGGCGGTCAGCAACCTCGTCAAGGAAAAGAATGCGGTGCTGCTGAATTCCGGCGCGGCGTCCGGCGATCTGACTGGCAAAGCCTGCACGCCGAACACCGTCTCCTACACCTATGACACCTACATGCTGGCCAACGGCACCGGCAAAGCGCTGACCAAGGCCGGCGGCGACACCTGGTTCTTTCTCACCTCCGACTATGCCTTCGGCCACGCGCTTGAACGCGACACCTCGGCCGTGGTCACCGCCAACGGCGGCAAGGTGCTCGGCAGCGTCAGGCATCCGATCAATACCGCGGACTTCTCGTCCTTCCTGCTCCAGGCGCAATCGTCAAAAGCCAAGGTTGTGGGCCTCGCCAACGCCGGCGGCGACACCACCAACGCGATCAAGCAGGCCTCCGAGTTCGGCATTGTGCAGGGCGGGCAAAAGCTCGCCGCGCTGCTGCTGTTCATCAACGACGTGCATTCGCTGGGCCTGAAGACCGCCCAGGGCCTGACCTTCACGGAGTCCTTCTACTGGGACATGAACGACCAGACCCGCGCCTGGTCGAAGCGCTTCGCGGCGCTGGCCAGCAAGAATGCGATGCCCTCGATGACGCAGGCCGGCAATTACGCGATGGTGATGCATTATCTCAAGGCGATGGAAGCGCTCGGTGGCAACCCGCATGACGGCGCCAAGGTCGTCGCCAAGATGAAGGAGTTGCCGACCGACGACCCGCTGTTCGGCAAGGGCCCGCTGCGCGAGGACGGCCGCCGCCTCATCCCGGCCTATCTGTTCGAAGTGAAGAAGCCGGAAGAATCGAAGGGACCGTGGGACTATTACAAGCTGGTCGCCACCATCCCGGCGGAAGACGCGGCCAAGCCGCTCAAGGACAGCGAGTGTCCGCTGGTGAAGAAGTAA
- a CDS encoding succinate dehydrogenase iron-sulfur subunit, whose translation MVEFRLPKNSRVETGKIWPKPDSTSLREFQVYRWNPDDGRNPRLDTYFVDMSDCGPMVLDGLLWIKNNIDSTLTFRRSCREGVCGSCSMNIAGQNTLACTKSMMEDVPEGEPLRVLPLPHQPVVKDLVPDLTNFYAQLALIEPWLQTSSPTPPKEWRQSHEDRAKLDGLYECILCACCSTSCPSYWWNSERFLGPAALIQAARWINDSRDEATGERLDKLEDPFRLYRCHTILNCAKACPKGLNPGEAIAGLRLKMVERKF comes from the coding sequence ATGGTCGAATTCAGGCTCCCGAAAAACTCCCGCGTCGAAACAGGCAAGATCTGGCCCAAGCCAGACAGCACGTCGTTGCGCGAATTCCAGGTCTATCGCTGGAATCCGGACGATGGCCGCAATCCGCGGCTGGATACCTACTTCGTCGACATGAGCGATTGCGGGCCCATGGTTCTCGATGGCCTGCTCTGGATCAAAAACAACATCGATTCCACCCTCACCTTCAGGCGGTCTTGCCGCGAAGGCGTGTGCGGCTCCTGTTCGATGAACATCGCCGGCCAGAACACGCTGGCCTGCACCAAGTCCATGATGGAGGACGTTCCGGAAGGCGAGCCGCTGCGCGTTCTGCCCTTGCCGCATCAGCCGGTGGTGAAGGACCTCGTACCGGACCTGACGAATTTCTACGCGCAGCTCGCCCTGATCGAGCCGTGGCTGCAGACCAGTTCACCCACGCCTCCGAAGGAATGGCGGCAGAGCCACGAGGACCGCGCGAAGCTCGACGGGCTCTATGAATGCATTCTGTGCGCGTGTTGCTCGACGTCGTGCCCGAGCTATTGGTGGAATTCCGAGCGCTTCCTCGGGCCGGCGGCGCTGATCCAGGCGGCCCGCTGGATCAACGACAGCCGCGACGAGGCCACGGGAGAGCGCCTCGACAAGCTCGAAGATCCCTTCAGGCTCTATCGCTGTCACACCATCCTCAATTGCGCGAAGGCTTGTCCGAAAGGCTTGAATCCCGGGGAAGCAATAGCCGGGCTGCGTCTCAAGATGGTCGAGCGGAAGTTCTGA
- a CDS encoding SIR2 family protein, translating into MDEQTTRLAYRERPPQDILAAAILQRRAILFVGAGVSMAVGLPSWQSLIDHLLDDLGLERDVIEGMHGGYQTLAEYYRLKRGGIGPLRSWLDRNWRVDPDKIAASKLHKLIVELDFPIIYTTNYDRNLETAFDVLEKPYAKISNAKEIASATVGVTHIIKFHGDFDDDASLVLTETDFLNRLAFNSPLDVRFRADALGSTLLFIGYSMSDPNIRLLLHRIWQTWEQSGHRQDRPRSFAFVSQPNPVQEAVLANWGITTVGAPEGMTADEGLTRFLRDIRKRLDAKA; encoded by the coding sequence ATGGACGAACAGACGACAAGGCTTGCGTACCGGGAGCGTCCGCCCCAGGACATCCTGGCCGCCGCGATATTGCAGCGCCGAGCCATCCTGTTCGTCGGCGCGGGAGTGTCGATGGCGGTCGGCCTGCCATCCTGGCAATCCCTGATCGACCATCTGCTGGATGATCTCGGTCTCGAACGCGACGTCATCGAGGGAATGCATGGCGGCTATCAGACGCTGGCGGAGTATTATCGGCTGAAGCGCGGCGGCATTGGCCCTCTGCGGAGCTGGCTGGACCGCAACTGGCGGGTCGATCCGGACAAGATCGCTGCCTCGAAGCTCCACAAGCTGATCGTCGAGCTGGATTTCCCGATCATTTATACGACGAACTACGACCGCAATCTCGAGACCGCATTCGACGTCCTGGAAAAGCCCTACGCCAAGATCAGCAACGCCAAGGAGATTGCGAGCGCCACCGTCGGTGTCACGCACATCATCAAATTTCATGGCGACTTCGACGATGACGCCTCGCTCGTCCTGACCGAGACGGATTTTCTCAACCGGCTCGCGTTCAATTCGCCGCTCGATGTCCGCTTTCGCGCCGACGCTCTCGGAAGCACGCTGCTGTTCATCGGCTACAGCATGTCGGATCCGAATATCCGCCTCCTGCTGCACCGTATCTGGCAGACATGGGAGCAATCGGGGCACCGTCAGGACCGGCCACGATCGTTCGCATTCGTGTCTCAGCCCAACCCGGTGCAGGAGGCGGTGTTGGCGAACTGGGGCATCACCACCGTCGGCGCGCCTGAGGGCATGACCGCCGACGAGGGCCTCACACGCTTTCTGCGCGACATCCGCAAGCGTCTCGACGCGAAGGCATAG
- a CDS encoding DUF1236 domain-containing protein: MKILTGGRARDVQQTASAVNLSDQQRQQLRSIMSSAHGPTMDRPNFEMMIGTSVPRQTQVADLPPEVTQVLNGFWGDQYLIAGKDLVIVDQHSRRVAGIIAEVR; the protein is encoded by the coding sequence ATGAAGATTCTGACCGGCGGTCGTGCGCGCGATGTCCAGCAGACCGCGAGCGCGGTGAATCTCAGCGATCAGCAACGCCAGCAGCTTCGCTCGATTATGTCATCGGCGCATGGCCCGACCATGGATCGTCCCAATTTCGAGATGATGATCGGCACCTCCGTGCCGCGCCAGACTCAGGTTGCCGACCTGCCGCCCGAGGTCACGCAGGTGCTGAACGGCTTCTGGGGCGACCAATATCTGATCGCCGGGAAGGATCTCGTCATCGTCGATCAACATTCGCGCCGCGTGGCCGGAATTATCGCCGAAGTTCGCTAG
- the radA gene encoding DNA repair protein RadA — MAKNTLSFVCQNCGAAYNRWQGKCESCGEWNTLAEEDATGSVPVSIRSKRRGRTFALESLSGKTQDAPRLSSGMTELDRVTGGGFVRGSVLLVGGDPGIGKSTLLTQATSLMARAGHRIVYISGEEAIAQVRLRAERLGLSDAPVQLAAETSVEDIVSTLSEGAVPRLIVIDSIQTMWTDTVESAPGTVTQVRASAQALIRFAKKTGAAIILVGHVTKDGQIAGPRVVEHMVDAVLSFEGEGSQQFRILRAVKNRFGPTDEIGVFEMTGLGLREVTNPSELFLSERDLGTPGTAVFAGIEGTRPLLVELQALVAPTSLGTPRRAVVGWDPSRLSMVLAVLEAHCGVKLSGHDVYLNVAGGLRIHEPAADLAAAAALVSSLVNAQLPTDAVYFGEISLSGVVRPVAQTPARLKEAAKLGFQRAVLPESARGDAGGDAGLSLNAINSLTTLVAEIAARGSRRGESSAPAEKNATPARFRRGEG, encoded by the coding sequence ATGGCCAAGAACACGCTTTCCTTCGTCTGCCAGAACTGCGGCGCGGCCTATAACCGCTGGCAGGGCAAGTGCGAGTCCTGCGGCGAGTGGAACACGCTGGCCGAGGAGGACGCGACCGGCAGCGTGCCGGTCTCGATCCGCTCCAAGCGCAGGGGGCGGACGTTTGCGCTGGAGAGCCTGTCCGGAAAAACCCAGGACGCGCCTCGCCTGTCCTCGGGCATGACCGAGCTCGACCGCGTCACCGGTGGCGGCTTCGTCCGCGGCTCGGTGCTGCTGGTCGGCGGCGATCCCGGCATCGGCAAATCGACGCTGCTCACCCAGGCGACGAGCCTGATGGCGCGCGCCGGCCATCGCATCGTCTACATCTCCGGCGAAGAGGCGATCGCGCAGGTGCGGCTGCGCGCCGAGCGGCTTGGGCTGTCGGATGCGCCGGTGCAGCTCGCCGCCGAAACCTCGGTGGAGGACATCGTCTCGACCTTGTCGGAAGGCGCAGTGCCGCGGCTGATCGTGATCGACTCGATCCAGACCATGTGGACCGACACGGTGGAATCCGCTCCCGGCACGGTGACGCAGGTGCGCGCCTCGGCGCAGGCGCTGATTCGTTTTGCCAAGAAAACCGGTGCGGCCATCATCCTGGTCGGGCACGTCACCAAGGACGGCCAGATCGCCGGCCCGCGCGTGGTCGAGCACATGGTCGATGCCGTGCTGTCGTTCGAGGGCGAAGGCTCGCAGCAATTCCGCATCCTGCGCGCCGTCAAGAACCGCTTCGGCCCGACCGACGAGATCGGCGTGTTCGAGATGACCGGCCTCGGCCTGCGCGAGGTCACCAATCCGTCCGAGCTATTCCTGTCGGAGCGCGATCTCGGCACGCCCGGCACCGCCGTGTTCGCGGGTATCGAAGGCACAAGGCCGCTTCTGGTCGAATTGCAAGCGCTGGTGGCGCCGACCTCGCTCGGCACCCCGCGCCGGGCCGTGGTCGGCTGGGATCCGAGCCGGCTGTCGATGGTGCTCGCGGTGCTGGAGGCCCATTGCGGGGTCAAGCTGTCCGGCCACGACGTCTATCTGAACGTCGCGGGCGGCCTGCGCATCCACGAGCCGGCGGCCGACCTCGCCGCGGCGGCCGCACTGGTTTCGTCGCTGGTTAACGCACAGTTACCGACCGATGCGGTCTATTTCGGCGAGATTTCATTGTCCGGCGTGGTCCGCCCGGTGGCGCAGACGCCGGCCCGGCTCAAGGAAGCGGCAAAACTCGGCTTCCAGCGCGCCGTGCTGCCCGAATCGGCCCGGGGCGACGCTGGCGGCGACGCCGGACTCTCGCTCAATGCGATCAACAGCCTGACCACCCTGGTGGCCGAGATCGCCGCGCGCGGCTCCCGCCGGGGCGAGTCGAGCGCTCCGGCAGAGAAAAATGCCACACCGGCAAGATTCCGCCGCGGAGAGGGTTAG
- the purF gene encoding amidophosphoribosyltransferase, producing the protein MRHPDQDARLDLDPNAQVSPAALELQDDLEGDTLREECGVFGIYGHPDAAAITALGLHALQHRGQEAAGIVSYDGSRFHSERRLGLVGDTFSRREVIDRLPGNMAVGHVRYSTTGATILRNVQPLFAELNAGGLAVAHNGNLTNGLTLRRELVKSGAMMQSTTDTEVILHLVARSRRSRFIERYIDALREIEGAYALVSLTNKKLVGARDPRGIRPLVLGDLDGCPILTSETCALDIIGARFVRDIEPGEVIVFDENGQDVHKPFPRIAPRPCIFEYIYFSRPDSIVHGRSVYEVRKAFGAQLARESHVPVDVVVPVPDSGVPAAVGYSQHSGVPFELGIIRNHYVGRTFIQPTQAIRESGVRMKHSANRAAIEGKRIILIDDSLVRGTTSKKIVRMMRDAGAKEVHFRLASPPILYPDYYGIDLPDRGGLLAATHSLEEMREIIGADSLAFLSIDGMYRAMGEPGRDPANPKFSDHCFTGAYPTHLTDQTQSEPQPRQLSLLAEAS; encoded by the coding sequence ATGCGACACCCTGACCAGGACGCCCGGCTTGATCTCGATCCAAACGCCCAAGTGAGTCCGGCCGCGCTGGAGCTTCAGGACGACCTGGAGGGAGATACGCTGCGCGAGGAATGCGGCGTCTTCGGCATCTACGGACACCCCGACGCCGCCGCCATCACCGCCCTCGGACTTCACGCGCTTCAGCACCGCGGCCAGGAGGCCGCCGGTATCGTCTCCTACGACGGCAGCCGCTTTCACAGCGAACGCCGCCTCGGCCTCGTCGGCGACACCTTCTCGCGCCGCGAGGTGATCGACCGCCTGCCCGGCAACATGGCGGTGGGCCATGTCCGCTATTCCACCACCGGCGCCACCATCCTGCGCAACGTGCAGCCGCTGTTCGCCGAGCTCAATGCCGGCGGCCTCGCCGTCGCCCATAACGGCAACCTCACCAACGGCCTGACGCTGCGCCGCGAGCTCGTGAAGAGCGGCGCGATGATGCAGTCGACCACCGACACCGAAGTGATCCTGCATCTGGTTGCGCGCTCCCGGCGCAGCCGCTTCATCGAGCGCTATATCGACGCGTTGCGCGAGATCGAAGGCGCCTATGCGCTGGTCTCGCTGACCAACAAGAAGCTGGTCGGCGCGCGCGATCCCCGCGGCATCCGCCCGCTGGTGCTCGGCGACCTCGACGGCTGCCCGATCCTGACCTCCGAGACCTGCGCCCTCGACATCATCGGCGCACGTTTCGTGCGCGACATCGAACCCGGCGAAGTCATCGTGTTCGACGAGAACGGCCAGGACGTCCACAAGCCGTTCCCGCGGATCGCGCCGCGGCCCTGCATCTTCGAGTACATCTATTTCTCCCGTCCGGATTCCATCGTCCACGGCCGCTCCGTCTACGAGGTGCGCAAGGCCTTTGGCGCGCAGCTCGCGCGCGAGAGCCATGTGCCGGTCGACGTCGTCGTGCCGGTGCCGGATTCCGGCGTGCCCGCCGCGGTCGGCTACAGCCAACATTCCGGCGTGCCGTTCGAGCTCGGCATCATCCGCAATCACTATGTCGGCCGCACCTTCATCCAGCCGACGCAGGCGATCCGCGAATCCGGCGTCCGCATGAAGCATTCGGCCAACCGCGCCGCGATCGAAGGCAAGCGCATCATCCTGATCGACGATTCGCTGGTGCGCGGCACCACTTCGAAGAAGATCGTGCGCATGATGCGCGACGCTGGCGCCAAGGAAGTGCACTTCCGTCTCGCCTCGCCGCCGATCCTCTATCCCGATTATTACGGCATCGACCTGCCCGATCGTGGCGGCCTTCTGGCAGCGACCCATTCGCTGGAAGAGATGCGCGAGATCATCGGCGCGGACTCGCTCGCCTTCCTGTCGATCGACGGCATGTACCGCGCCATGGGCGAGCCCGGCCGCGACCCCGCCAATCCGAAATTCTCGGATCATTGCTTCACCGGCGCCTACCCGACCCACCTCACCGACCAGACCCAGTCCGAGCCGCAGCCGCGGCAGCTGTCCTTGCTGGCGGAGGCGAGCTGA
- a CDS encoding patatin-like phospholipase family protein, with protein sequence MADEQPLTAIVFSGGLGLGAYHAGAFEAFTSAGGPLDWVTGSSAGAITAALIAGSATADRIGNLRRYWHGPTSPTPVPDTNRHLLAWLSSINTRLVGHARFFHPRLPVPASHFGGLYDLGPTRERLQQLIDFERLNAGDLRITICATDLETGGAVLFDSQTFHRFRHALEARRLRAELQGPDRDDLIWLLSYRPGAEEAGPEKSLICRKSRWPKVAGGLPRHAACRRTRSRQGWDLQRAPALPLSLRTRSMPSRRDACGCRAESV encoded by the coding sequence ATGGCCGACGAGCAACCTCTGACGGCGATTGTCTTCTCCGGCGGGCTCGGGCTTGGCGCCTACCATGCCGGTGCGTTCGAGGCCTTTACGTCCGCCGGCGGTCCGCTCGACTGGGTGACCGGCTCATCGGCCGGGGCCATCACCGCCGCGCTGATCGCGGGCAGTGCCACGGCCGATCGCATCGGGAACTTGCGCCGCTACTGGCACGGGCCAACGAGCCCAACCCCGGTGCCCGATACCAACCGTCATTTGCTGGCCTGGTTGAGCTCGATCAACACGCGCCTTGTGGGTCATGCCCGCTTCTTCCATCCTCGGCTGCCGGTTCCAGCATCGCACTTCGGCGGCCTCTACGATCTCGGCCCGACGCGAGAGCGCCTGCAACAGCTGATCGACTTCGAACGCCTCAATGCCGGTGATCTCCGCATCACCATCTGCGCGACGGATCTCGAAACCGGCGGCGCCGTATTATTCGATTCCCAGACCTTCCACCGGTTTCGTCACGCCCTCGAAGCCCGCCGGCTGCGCGCCGAGCTGCAGGGCCCTGATCGCGACGACCTGATTTGGCTGCTGAGCTACCGGCCAGGCGCCGAGGAGGCGGGGCCGGAGAAGTCCTTGATCTGTCGGAAGTCGCGATGGCCCAAAGTGGCAGGCGGGCTTCCTCGACATGCAGCATGCCGCAGGACTCGCTCCCGACAAGGATGGGATCTGCAGCGTGCGCCGGCGCTACCGCTATCCCTGCGGACTCGCTCTATGCCTTCGCGTCGAGACGCTTGCGGATGTCGCGCAGAAAGCGTGTGA
- a CDS encoding SDR family NAD(P)-dependent oxidoreductase, with amino-acid sequence MTSPLANRIALVTGASRGIGFATAKALAQAGAHIVAVARTQGALEELDDEIRKDGGSATLVPLNLTDFDGIARLGAGLHERYGKLDILVGNAGVLGPSSPIGHIELKTFNDVMAVNVSANFQLIRCIEPLLKQSDAGRAVFVTSGAANKATAYVSPYAASKAALETLARAWAQETANTRLRVNLFNPGPVRTRMRATLMPGEDPATLETPEQVAEFIVPMCAPDWTETGRFYDYKTRTLMSFRAPA; translated from the coding sequence ATGACATCCCCTCTCGCCAATCGCATCGCTCTCGTCACCGGCGCCTCGCGCGGCATCGGCTTCGCCACGGCAAAGGCACTGGCGCAAGCCGGCGCGCATATCGTCGCGGTGGCGCGCACGCAAGGCGCGCTCGAGGAGCTCGACGACGAGATCCGGAAAGATGGCGGCAGCGCCACACTGGTGCCGCTCAACCTCACCGATTTCGACGGCATCGCGCGGCTCGGCGCCGGCCTGCACGAACGCTACGGCAAGCTCGACATCCTCGTCGGCAATGCCGGGGTGCTCGGCCCCTCCTCGCCGATCGGCCATATCGAGCTGAAGACCTTCAACGATGTCATGGCCGTCAACGTCTCCGCGAACTTCCAGCTGATCCGCTGCATAGAGCCGCTGCTGAAGCAGTCCGATGCCGGCCGCGCCGTGTTCGTCACCTCCGGCGCCGCCAACAAGGCGACTGCCTATGTGAGCCCCTACGCCGCCTCCAAGGCGGCGCTGGAAACGCTGGCGCGCGCCTGGGCACAGGAGACGGCCAACACCAGGCTGCGCGTCAACCTGTTCAATCCAGGTCCGGTCCGCACCCGCATGCGCGCCACCCTGATGCCGGGCGAAGATCCGGCGACGCTGGAGACGCCCGAGCAGGTCGCCGAATTCATCGTGCCGATGTGCGCGCCGGACTGGACCGAGACCGGCAGGTTCTACGACTACAAGACGCGCACGCTGATGAGCTTCCGCGCGCCGGCCTGA